The Vibrio splendidus genome has a window encoding:
- a CDS encoding citrate lyase ligase, producing MSKNLRLAELYVQKSDYKSATRVLEELIYEFNKHEYYFMLLNLYLMKDELSKASRLQEDKSIEFIDSDIVNGMGLLNNTINDFEKVKFVTDYVKSQGATPLLIDVVGIGKDLKIKSAQEKDLMSNTHKYAGERNLWGQGRKVPNYILSLYDDAEKKCIPSLFDYSRPVIKGTKIALLDSDKPMMSVENGLRVTVGQPNDVNRRVLFFGSSTTYSSGMSDSNTLVSQVQKNVNEFFSDVVVENHGIIGMKLLQAMNNLVQTNIKKNDIVVFFNFDEFRHVDLPESNKIDLNDIDRGSDFFIDLNNKQGHYSSRGNKVLSEVIVKDQLLPLLHNKALKLVNRGDKVNESILLVIEKFKYFLFRHTAQAVESCEMKSYLELLKQYESDCEGVIGSVAVNCNPITKGHLHLIEHAARSVDKLFIFVIEEDKSFFKFEDRFKLVFESTKHIGNVTVIRGGKFICTELTYPDYFDKETSEAKADASMEAWFFCEYIAKALNISKIFLGNEPKCQITQQYNEKMQELLPAYDIEVEIIERISTNGDVISASKVREFLASRDFSSIEAIVPKPTYQFLKENY from the coding sequence ATGTCTAAAAACCTTAGGCTTGCTGAGCTATACGTGCAAAAAAGCGACTATAAAAGTGCAACTCGAGTCTTAGAAGAATTAATTTATGAATTCAATAAACATGAATACTATTTTATGTTGCTGAATTTATATTTAATGAAAGATGAGTTATCAAAAGCAAGTCGTTTGCAGGAAGACAAATCAATTGAGTTCATTGATAGTGATATCGTAAATGGTATGGGGCTTTTAAATAACACAATAAATGATTTTGAAAAAGTTAAATTTGTAACTGATTACGTTAAGAGCCAAGGTGCTACCCCCTTATTAATTGATGTTGTTGGTATTGGTAAAGATCTAAAAATAAAGTCCGCTCAAGAAAAAGATCTTATGTCGAATACTCACAAGTATGCAGGTGAACGTAATCTTTGGGGGCAAGGACGTAAAGTTCCTAACTATATACTCTCATTGTATGACGACGCTGAAAAAAAATGTATACCTTCACTTTTTGATTACTCGCGCCCTGTGATAAAAGGTACAAAAATCGCGCTTCTAGACAGTGATAAGCCAATGATGTCAGTGGAAAATGGCTTAAGAGTTACAGTGGGGCAGCCGAATGATGTAAATCGTAGGGTTTTGTTTTTCGGCTCGTCTACAACATATTCTAGTGGTATGAGTGATAGCAACACTCTCGTTTCTCAAGTACAAAAGAACGTAAATGAATTCTTTTCTGATGTAGTAGTTGAGAATCATGGGATTATCGGGATGAAACTACTACAAGCGATGAATAACTTGGTTCAAACAAATATCAAAAAAAATGATATAGTTGTGTTCTTCAACTTTGACGAGTTTAGACATGTTGATCTTCCAGAATCAAATAAAATAGACTTGAATGATATTGACAGAGGCAGCGACTTTTTTATCGACTTAAACAATAAACAAGGTCACTACTCATCTAGAGGCAATAAAGTGCTATCGGAGGTAATAGTTAAAGATCAGTTACTCCCTTTGTTGCATAACAAAGCTTTAAAGCTAGTTAACCGAGGAGATAAAGTAAATGAGAGCATTCTGTTGGTCATAGAAAAGTTCAAATACTTTTTATTTAGACACACTGCTCAGGCGGTTGAATCTTGCGAAATGAAGTCTTACTTAGAATTATTAAAACAGTATGAATCAGATTGTGAAGGTGTTATTGGCAGTGTCGCTGTCAACTGTAATCCAATTACTAAAGGACATTTGCACTTAATCGAGCACGCGGCAAGAAGTGTCGATAAGTTGTTCATTTTTGTTATCGAAGAAGATAAATCTTTCTTTAAATTCGAAGATCGATTTAAGTTAGTCTTTGAAAGTACGAAGCATATTGGCAACGTAACCGTTATTCGAGGCGGAAAGTTTATTTGTACTGAGTTGACTTACCCTGATTACTTCGATAAAGAAACTTCTGAAGCTAAAGCTGATGCATCAATGGAAGCCTGGTTTTTCTGTGAGTACATAGCTAAGGCGCTGAATATTAGTAAGATATTCCTTGGGAATGAGCCAAAGTGTCAAATCACCCAACAATACAACGAAAAAATGCAGGAACTACTCCCTGCATATGATATTGAAGTTGAAATCATTGAGCGCATTTCAACAAATGGCGATGTGATTAGTGCTTCTAAAGTAAGGGAGTTCTTAGCAAGCCGAGATTTCAGCAGTATAGAAGCAATAGTTCCCAAGCCTACATACCAATTCTTAAAAGAAAATTATTAA
- a CDS encoding methyl-accepting chemotaxis protein → MQFSLKRKMVFSVVLAIAVTSAILLFMGYKTFQTNSWQAIESESRNTLQAHAKGISDWFYDKKQAVHGLKQQVQLNPSIDIVPHLRQTLVSGGFGLSYYGNKEGEMFRHDPSLNKAGYDPRVRGWYKQTLAENRAVTTKPYVSVTMQTLVVTLTDPVTENGSIIGVVASNLALDKLIEDVLAIQVPGNGRAILIDKQGTVVAHKNKDFILKQVKEIAPELSVSGLNSAAQNLTTIFTQVDGDERVIMAEPIKGTDWLLVIEMDKDVLEQPLFNMLISQITTGLVVLIVMAAATSWFVARQLVELGRVSEALADIAEGEGDLTQRLQVSSQDEVGQLADKFNVFVDRLHQMMQNVTQVSTAMNSGAEHANTSAMKRSDSVSRQQDEITMVATAVTEMATATAEIATNAESTAKSATHSVELSEQGFQQMAKSQSSINDLATELTSAVSIISELEEHGQQIASILATIREIAEQTNLLALNAAIEAARAGEQGRGFAVVADEVRVLSQRTHASTEEIEDKIKRLQQATNGAVKVMTQSHDMAKTSVHDVDMAGESLAQIREAIQMISDMATQIASAAEEQSLVTAEINANTESVREVSDVMAVDATDAVSQADQLSHLASDLKQELSRFKL, encoded by the coding sequence ATGCAATTTAGTCTAAAGAGAAAAATGGTTTTCTCTGTAGTTTTGGCGATTGCTGTTACATCTGCCATTCTTCTTTTCATGGGTTATAAGACTTTTCAAACAAACAGCTGGCAAGCTATAGAAAGTGAAAGTCGTAATACACTTCAAGCCCATGCAAAGGGCATCAGTGACTGGTTTTACGATAAGAAACAAGCAGTACATGGGCTTAAACAACAAGTACAGCTTAACCCTTCAATAGATATCGTTCCTCATTTACGTCAAACCTTGGTATCTGGTGGGTTTGGATTGAGTTATTACGGTAACAAAGAAGGTGAGATGTTCCGTCATGATCCTTCATTGAATAAAGCGGGGTATGACCCAAGAGTTCGAGGTTGGTACAAACAAACCTTAGCTGAGAACCGTGCAGTAACAACCAAGCCGTATGTGAGTGTAACCATGCAAACCTTAGTGGTTACATTGACCGATCCTGTGACCGAGAATGGATCGATCATTGGTGTTGTGGCATCAAACTTGGCATTAGACAAATTGATTGAAGACGTATTAGCCATTCAGGTTCCAGGTAATGGACGAGCGATCCTAATTGATAAGCAAGGCACGGTCGTTGCTCATAAGAATAAAGATTTCATCCTTAAGCAAGTCAAAGAGATAGCACCTGAATTAAGTGTTTCTGGATTAAACAGTGCTGCACAAAACTTAACGACAATTTTTACACAAGTTGATGGTGATGAGCGCGTCATCATGGCTGAGCCTATTAAAGGCACCGACTGGCTACTTGTGATTGAAATGGATAAAGACGTACTAGAGCAGCCTCTGTTCAATATGTTGATTAGCCAAATCACTACAGGTTTGGTTGTATTGATCGTTATGGCTGCAGCAACCTCATGGTTTGTGGCTCGTCAATTAGTTGAGCTGGGTCGAGTGAGTGAAGCATTAGCTGATATTGCGGAAGGGGAAGGCGACCTCACACAAAGACTACAAGTGTCGAGCCAAGATGAGGTGGGTCAACTTGCCGATAAGTTTAATGTCTTCGTTGATCGGCTCCATCAAATGATGCAAAACGTCACTCAAGTTTCTACCGCGATGAACAGCGGTGCCGAGCATGCTAATACCAGTGCGATGAAGCGCAGTGATAGTGTAAGCAGGCAACAAGATGAGATCACGATGGTGGCAACGGCTGTGACAGAAATGGCAACAGCAACAGCCGAAATCGCCACGAATGCTGAGAGTACGGCCAAAAGCGCGACTCACTCGGTGGAGTTGAGCGAGCAAGGCTTCCAACAGATGGCTAAAAGCCAATCATCGATCAATGACCTCGCTACTGAGCTAACAAGCGCTGTGTCTATCATCAGTGAGCTTGAAGAGCATGGTCAGCAAATCGCGTCTATCTTGGCGACGATTCGCGAAATAGCGGAGCAAACGAACTTACTCGCTCTTAATGCGGCTATTGAAGCGGCTAGGGCCGGTGAACAAGGGAGAGGTTTTGCTGTGGTTGCTGATGAGGTTCGTGTGCTTTCTCAACGTACTCATGCTTCAACAGAAGAGATCGAAGACAAGATAAAACGCCTACAGCAAGCGACTAATGGTGCGGTTAAAGTGATGACACAAAGTCACGATATGGCGAAAACAAGCGTGCACGATGTGGATATGGCCGGAGAGAGTTTGGCTCAAATCCGTGAAGCGATTCAGATGATCAGTGATATGGCGACTCAGATTGCCTCAGCTGCTGAAGAACAGTCTTTAGTCACTGCGGAAATCAATGCGAATACGGAATCTGTCCGTGAAGTAAGTGATGTAATGGCAGTTGATGCGACCGATGCGGTTTCACAAGCCGATCAGCTAAGTCATTTAGCAAGTGACTTGAAACAAGAGCTGTCACGATTCAAGCTTTAA
- a CDS encoding lipase family protein: protein MKPLKRYQYERYAVLCNLAYPRVFKQTRYGFDPNGQRIIKNQFGKTMIRVLWSSDKDEVVVVIKGSHSVSDWLLTFALWTRSCKRIGLNYRVHAGFYHLMFQESQPSRNEDKLGQTVIERLEATLTPLLEQGKRISITGHSSGGAIGCVFADYLDQKYPGCIKRIVTFGQPAVGDWSFKKNYRLSKKTYRICCDIDIVTFMPPVPLLYWHVGKVLWLYNGRIYENTPTLIRLGRSIFSWLIRPFSYHLMSKYIRNKDFFDKH from the coding sequence GTGAAACCACTAAAACGATACCAATATGAACGCTACGCTGTGCTCTGCAACCTCGCCTACCCAAGAGTTTTTAAACAAACTCGTTACGGTTTTGATCCTAATGGACAGCGCATCATAAAGAATCAATTTGGTAAAACCATGATTCGAGTCTTATGGAGCAGCGACAAAGATGAAGTAGTCGTGGTTATCAAGGGATCACACAGTGTTTCTGACTGGCTACTCACTTTTGCGCTATGGACCAGAAGCTGTAAAAGAATTGGGCTGAACTATCGTGTTCATGCTGGTTTCTATCATCTCATGTTCCAAGAAAGCCAACCGAGTCGTAACGAAGACAAGCTTGGGCAAACCGTTATCGAACGCTTAGAAGCCACGCTCACACCTTTATTAGAGCAAGGGAAAAGGATTTCTATCACCGGCCACTCTTCTGGCGGCGCTATTGGCTGTGTGTTTGCTGACTACCTAGACCAAAAATACCCGGGTTGTATTAAACGAATCGTCACGTTTGGGCAGCCCGCGGTCGGTGATTGGAGTTTCAAAAAGAACTACCGTTTGAGCAAGAAGACCTACCGAATATGTTGTGACATCGACATCGTGACCTTTATGCCCCCGGTTCCCCTATTGTATTGGCATGTAGGCAAAGTACTTTGGCTCTATAACGGCAGGATTTACGAAAACACACCGACGTTAATACGCCTCGGGCGATCAATATTCAGTTGGTTAATCCGGCCTTTCTCTTATCACCTAATGAGTAAGTATATTCGTAACAAAGACTTCTTTGACAAACATTGA